A genomic region of Natronoarchaeum mannanilyticum contains the following coding sequences:
- a CDS encoding VC_2705 family sodium/solute symporter, with protein MTVPTAVLQSGILPEGLDVSFKLLPAIIVLGMLLLFLAIGFVFRVADTENMWVAGRSIGNVENGMAIGANWMSAASYLGMASLIALSGFYGLAFVVGWTTGYFILLIFMAAQLRRFGKYTAPDFVGDRFNSDGARAIAAVTTFLIGFVYAIGQARGMGLVGLYIFGDIGIPGLSGYQSMVVFMMAITVGYLTISGMLGATKNMAVQYVILIVAFLVGLLLTGLSQGYSTVLPQLEYGMLISELSSEFSEPFVNEPYYLWIATCFSLVVGTCGLPHVLVRFYTVESERTARWSTVWGLFFICLLYWSAPAFAAFGTDLYAQNIGQVYPGGGEPGMTSAAGDVIVVLAAQLANLPQWLVGLVAAGGIAAAIATTAGLFIAGSSAISHDIYTNIINPEATQRQQVLVGRLSIIALGVITTLAALDPAAPIAALVSYAFSLAGAVLFPMFFLGMWWENTNRPGALAGMSTGLIIWTIPMINEVLPNYLGGVEGPFSDALATWVPAIGSALIAVPVVFAVTIAVSLVTDEPDMETKRVVRQCHSPEPMGQHRTAEDVVATDGGDAPADD; from the coding sequence ATGACGGTCCCGACCGCAGTCCTCCAGTCCGGGATACTCCCGGAGGGGCTTGACGTCTCGTTCAAACTGCTCCCGGCGATCATCGTTCTCGGAATGCTGTTGCTGTTCCTGGCAATCGGCTTCGTCTTCCGGGTGGCGGATACCGAGAACATGTGGGTCGCGGGCCGCTCGATCGGCAACGTCGAGAACGGGATGGCGATCGGCGCCAACTGGATGTCGGCGGCGTCCTATCTCGGAATGGCGTCGCTGATCGCGCTGTCGGGCTTCTACGGCCTGGCGTTCGTCGTCGGCTGGACGACGGGTTACTTCATCCTGCTGATCTTCATGGCGGCGCAGCTGCGTCGATTCGGGAAGTACACGGCACCGGATTTCGTCGGCGACCGCTTCAACTCCGACGGCGCCCGGGCCATCGCGGCGGTCACGACGTTTCTGATCGGGTTCGTCTACGCCATCGGCCAGGCCCGCGGCATGGGGCTGGTCGGGCTGTACATCTTCGGCGACATCGGCATCCCCGGGCTCTCGGGCTACCAGTCGATGGTCGTGTTCATGATGGCGATCACGGTCGGGTACTTGACGATATCGGGGATGCTGGGCGCGACCAAGAACATGGCCGTCCAGTACGTCATCCTCATCGTCGCGTTCCTCGTCGGCCTGCTCCTTACGGGGCTCTCGCAGGGGTACTCGACGGTACTTCCACAGCTTGAGTACGGGATGCTGATCAGCGAACTCAGCAGCGAGTTCAGCGAGCCGTTCGTCAACGAACCGTATTACCTCTGGATCGCGACGTGCTTCTCGCTGGTCGTCGGGACCTGCGGGTTACCACACGTTCTGGTGCGGTTCTACACGGTCGAGAGCGAGCGGACCGCGCGCTGGTCGACCGTGTGGGGACTGTTCTTCATCTGCCTGCTGTACTGGAGCGCCCCGGCGTTCGCGGCGTTCGGCACCGACCTCTACGCCCAGAACATCGGACAGGTCTACCCCGGCGGCGGTGAGCCGGGGATGACCAGTGCGGCCGGGGACGTCATCGTCGTGCTGGCCGCCCAGCTCGCGAACCTTCCCCAGTGGCTCGTCGGGCTCGTCGCCGCTGGCGGTATCGCCGCTGCGATCGCGACGACCGCGGGCCTGTTCATCGCGGGCTCGTCGGCGATCTCCCACGACATCTACACGAACATCATCAACCCCGAGGCCACCCAGCGCCAGCAGGTGCTGGTCGGCCGCCTGAGCATCATCGCGCTCGGCGTCATCACGACGCTGGCCGCGCTCGACCCCGCGGCGCCGATCGCCGCGCTGGTGTCGTACGCGTTCTCGCTGGCCGGCGCGGTGCTGTTCCCGATGTTCTTCCTCGGCATGTGGTGGGAGAACACGAACCGCCCCGGCGCGCTCGCCGGGATGTCCACCGGCCTGATCATCTGGACGATTCCGATGATCAACGAGGTGCTGCCGAACTACCTCGGCGGCGTCGAGGGGCCGTTCTCCGACGCGCTGGCGACGTGGGTGCCCGCGATCGGCTCCGCGCTGATCGCCGTCCCCGTCGTGTTCGCCGTCACCATCGCCGTCTCGCTGGTGACCGACGAGCCCGACATGGAGACCAAGCGCGTCGTCCGACAGTGTCACAGCCCCGAACCGATGGGCCAGCACCGAACGGCCGAAGACGTCGTGGCGACCGACGGCGGTGACGCGCCCGCGGACGACTAA
- a CDS encoding DUF4212 domain-containing protein, translating into MANETTDPDDDDEAPLASDGGVATQAAQDHERTDYLSSEVNLLNPSTPFMRDHLKIVWTGFVIWAVVVFGPVTLTRLAPGVMTTEMPVLGFPLHYFLVAFGAPTGALILSLWYARKRDALDEKYGIDHATVEEASDEPVAAADGGVTSEGGVDE; encoded by the coding sequence ATGGCAAACGAAACGACTGATCCGGACGACGACGACGAGGCGCCGCTCGCGAGCGACGGCGGCGTCGCGACGCAGGCCGCACAGGACCACGAACGAACCGACTACCTCAGCAGCGAGGTGAACCTGCTCAACCCGAGCACGCCGTTCATGCGCGATCACCTCAAGATCGTCTGGACGGGCTTCGTCATCTGGGCCGTCGTCGTCTTCGGCCCGGTGACGCTGACGCGGCTCGCACCCGGCGTCATGACGACGGAGATGCCGGTGCTCGGCTTCCCGCTGCACTACTTCCTGGTCGCGTTCGGCGCGCCGACCGGCGCGCTGATCCTCTCGCTGTGGTACGCGCGCAAGCGCGACGCCCTTGACGAGAAGTACGGCATCGACCACGCGACGGTCGAAGAGGCGAGCGACGAACCGGTTGCGGCCGCCGACGGCGGCGTCACGTCTGAGGGAGGTGTCGACGAATGA
- a CDS encoding HAD-IIA family hydrolase: MSEFRGAILDVDGTIVLGDRSIPGASDAVAALRDAGLELLLFSNNPNKRQDHYAERLGSHGIEIEPDRFLTAATVTAEYLADRHADDDLLVIGEPGLVELLRERDLALGADPDEADAVVGSIDRKFDYDRLTDALWALDGDGVDFLGTDPDVTIPVEDHLVPGSGAILGAISAATGREPDRILGKPSDVAIEAALDRLGVPAESVLVVGDRLDTDIAMGERAGMTTALVLTGVTDRDAAAASDVTPDHILESIADVEELL; this comes from the coding sequence ATGAGCGAGTTCCGCGGTGCGATTCTCGACGTCGACGGGACGATCGTGCTCGGCGACCGGTCGATCCCAGGCGCGAGCGACGCCGTCGCCGCGCTTCGCGACGCCGGGCTGGAGTTGCTCCTGTTCTCGAACAACCCGAACAAGCGCCAGGACCACTACGCCGAGCGCCTCGGCAGCCACGGCATCGAGATCGAGCCGGATCGGTTCCTGACGGCGGCGACCGTCACCGCCGAGTACCTCGCCGACCGCCACGCGGACGACGATCTGCTGGTGATCGGCGAGCCCGGACTGGTGGAGCTGCTGCGCGAGCGCGACCTCGCCCTCGGCGCCGATCCCGACGAAGCCGACGCCGTCGTCGGGTCGATCGACCGCAAGTTCGACTACGATCGGCTCACCGACGCGCTGTGGGCGCTCGACGGCGACGGCGTCGACTTCCTCGGCACCGATCCCGACGTGACGATCCCGGTCGAGGATCATCTCGTCCCCGGATCGGGCGCCATCCTCGGAGCGATCTCGGCGGCGACCGGTCGCGAGCCCGACCGGATCCTGGGCAAGCCATCTGACGTCGCGATCGAGGCCGCGCTGGATCGGCTCGGCGTCCCCGCCGAATCGGTGCTCGTCGTCGGCGATCGGCTCGACACGGATATCGCGATGGGCGAGCGGGCGGGGATGACGACCGCGCTGGTGCTGACCGGCGTGACCGATCGCGATGCCGCGGCGGCGTCCGACGTGACGCCGGATCACATCTTGGAGTCGATCGCCGATGTCGAGGAGCTGCTGTGA
- a CDS encoding universal stress protein: MYEKILIPTDGSDTAEVAVEHALDLAETYGAELHTLYVVDTDSMSLSLGPEQLDRIEQGNWGEMDEVRERAEGATRVVADRGRERGIDVVEHVASGRPHSVIEEYAEDHDVDLVVMGSHGRSGIRRALLGSVTERTLRSTDIPVLVVDAQ; this comes from the coding sequence ATGTACGAGAAAATCCTCATTCCGACCGACGGAAGCGACACCGCCGAAGTGGCCGTCGAGCACGCGCTCGACCTCGCCGAGACGTACGGCGCCGAACTGCACACGCTGTACGTCGTCGACACGGACTCGATGAGCCTGAGTCTCGGCCCCGAACAGCTCGATCGCATCGAGCAGGGCAACTGGGGCGAGATGGACGAGGTCCGAGAGCGAGCGGAGGGCGCGACTCGTGTCGTGGCCGACAGGGGCCGCGAGCGCGGCATCGACGTCGTCGAGCACGTCGCCTCGGGGCGTCCTCACTCGGTGATCGAGGAGTACGCCGAGGACCACGACGTCGACCTCGTCGTGATGGGATCCCACGGGCGCTCGGGCATCCGCCGCGCGCTGCTCGGCAGCGTCACCGAGCGGACGCTGCGATCGACGGATATCCCGGTGCTCGTCGTCGACGCACAGTAG
- the acs gene encoding acetate--CoA ligase, which yields MGDGSDPDVQLEARLVEQDSFEPPESFVEQANVSDDSIYEEFEENWPQSWERAAELLDWESEWDEVLDEEDAPFYEWFVNGELNAAYNCVDRHVEEGRKNQAAIKWEGELGETRTYTYQDLYREVNEFAAALRGLGVEEDDVVTMHMPMIPELPIAMLACARIGAPHSVVFAGFSADALATRMNSADSEYLVTCDGYYRRGDALNHLEKANEGLAGVEHEVEDVVVVDRLGEELPHELDDNQHDYDELMSGHEGDRVEPVTRDAEDMLFLMYTSGTTGEPKGAKHTTGGYLSYVAWTAQSVLDVKPEDTYWCAADIGWITGHSYIVYGPLALGTTTMMYEGTPDYPEKDRLWEIVEKNAVDIFYTAPTAIRAFMKWGEDWPASRDLSSLRLLGTVGEPINPRAWKWYYKHIGDESCPVVDTWWQTETGGMMVTTLPGVNEMKPGSAGPALPGIDAKVIHPDKEEVEPGQAGHLTIQKPWPGMLRTVYNNDERFISEYWEEYSEPDEDEWIYFPEDGAKIDDDGFITVLGRIDDVLNVSGHRLGTMEIESAVVGVEGVAEAAVVGGDHEVKGEAVYVYAITEEGTEGGEELRERVVEGVEDAIGPIARPEKIVFTPELPKTRSGKIMRRLLEEIANGEELGDTSTLRNPDVVDDIQQKVQSD from the coding sequence ATGGGAGACGGTAGCGATCCGGACGTACAACTCGAAGCGCGACTGGTAGAACAGGACTCCTTCGAGCCGCCCGAGTCGTTCGTCGAGCAGGCGAACGTCTCGGACGACTCGATCTACGAGGAGTTCGAGGAAAACTGGCCCCAATCGTGGGAACGGGCGGCCGAGCTCCTCGACTGGGAGAGCGAGTGGGACGAGGTACTGGACGAGGAGGACGCGCCGTTCTACGAGTGGTTCGTGAACGGCGAGCTGAACGCGGCGTACAACTGCGTGGATCGCCACGTCGAGGAGGGCCGCAAGAACCAGGCGGCGATCAAGTGGGAGGGCGAACTCGGCGAGACGCGGACGTACACGTATCAGGACCTGTATCGCGAGGTCAACGAGTTCGCCGCCGCCCTCCGGGGGCTCGGCGTCGAGGAGGACGACGTCGTGACGATGCACATGCCGATGATCCCGGAGCTGCCGATTGCGATGCTGGCGTGCGCCCGCATCGGCGCGCCCCACTCGGTCGTGTTCGCGGGCTTCTCGGCGGACGCGCTCGCGACGCGCATGAACTCGGCGGACTCCGAATATCTCGTCACCTGCGACGGCTACTACCGCCGCGGCGACGCGCTCAACCATCTGGAGAAGGCCAACGAGGGGCTCGCCGGCGTCGAGCACGAGGTCGAAGACGTGGTCGTCGTCGACCGACTGGGCGAGGAGCTTCCCCACGAGCTCGACGACAACCAGCACGATTACGACGAACTGATGTCCGGCCACGAGGGCGACCGCGTCGAACCGGTGACCCGCGACGCCGAGGACATGCTGTTCCTGATGTACACCTCGGGGACGACTGGTGAGCCCAAGGGAGCCAAACACACCACCGGCGGCTACCTCTCCTACGTCGCCTGGACGGCCCAGTCGGTGCTGGACGTCAAGCCGGAGGACACGTACTGGTGTGCGGCGGACATCGGCTGGATCACGGGGCATTCGTACATCGTGTACGGGCCGCTGGCCCTGGGAACGACGACGATGATGTACGAGGGGACGCCGGATTACCCCGAGAAGGACCGGCTCTGGGAGATCGTCGAGAAGAACGCGGTCGACATCTTCTACACGGCGCCGACGGCGATCCGGGCGTTCATGAAGTGGGGCGAGGACTGGCCGGCCAGCCGCGACCTGTCGAGCCTGCGCCTGCTCGGCACCGTGGGCGAGCCGATCAACCCGCGGGCGTGGAAGTGGTACTACAAACATATCGGCGACGAGTCGTGCCCGGTCGTCGACACCTGGTGGCAGACAGAGACTGGCGGCATGATGGTCACCACCCTCCCCGGCGTCAACGAGATGAAACCCGGCTCGGCCGGCCCTGCGCTGCCCGGCATCGACGCCAAGGTGATCCACCCCGACAAGGAAGAGGTCGAGCCCGGCCAGGCCGGCCACCTCACGATCCAGAAGCCCTGGCCCGGCATGCTGCGGACGGTGTACAACAACGACGAGCGGTTCATCTCGGAGTACTGGGAGGAGTACTCCGAGCCCGACGAGGACGAGTGGATCTACTTCCCCGAGGACGGCGCCAAGATCGACGACGACGGGTTCATCACGGTGCTCGGGCGGATCGACGACGTGCTGAACGTCTCGGGTCATCGCCTCGGGACGATGGAGATCGAGTCGGCGGTCGTCGGCGTCGAGGGCGTCGCCGAAGCCGCCGTGGTCGGCGGCGACCACGAGGTGAAGGGCGAAGCCGTCTACGTCTACGCGATCACCGAGGAGGGCACCGAGGGCGGCGAGGAACTCCGCGAGCGCGTCGTCGAGGGCGTCGAGGATGCCATCGGCCCGATCGCGCGTCCGGAGAAGATCGTCTTCACGCCGGAACTGCCGAAAACGCGCTCGGGCAAGATCATGCGCCGGCTGCTCGAGGAGATCGCCAACGGCGAGGAGCTGGGCGACACGTCGACGCTGCGCAACCCCGATGTCGTCGACGACATCCAGCAGAAGGTACAGAGCGACTGA
- a CDS encoding bacterio-opsin activator domain-containing protein, which produces MGALARESTDDGVLSGPEYRELAESAETYRKALVVRLIGEVGLRTGEVTRLRPDDVRSTGDRASGALLDVRAESGERDRIAYVPDDLRRSLDRYVRSNGIDADERVVDVSPRRIQMLVAEVADRAADRTGDDRFAAVAASDLRAYFARTLLVEERVDPRVVLAVGGWESFESFDRLLGEPDESTVAAELSDADVGTGDTAPARASDGASRAEELRERADRLERRVDLGDRVRAVDDAVLSASDRDDLEVGVCERLAEGDEYAGAWIATSDLTDERPTPAAAAGIDRSGVDALIERFDEASAVPPWTEAVRDGAVSVAEIDEGLPAGDADGAASDGEGSVVDADRVGAVTAVPLAHRETTYGVLAVATDRGAPEDWEGEELSALGRRIGHALTAIQRRNLLLSDAAVELEFRCRDEGAVFVDASARLDCTFSLESIAPVSASSLLFHVTVADADPGDVFDLAVEHRGVEEVRLVETHGDGALLEFVVGGDSPLLTLAAHGATITDAVFESGDGDLVAEVAQDADLRAVVDGLRTAFPDTELVGKREVERPVQTVREFREGVEDELTDRQEATLRAAYYAGYFDWPRGSTAEEVADSMDVSSPTLHNHLRKGQRALLDTFFEGSVGGE; this is translated from the coding sequence ATGGGTGCACTCGCCCGGGAAAGCACGGACGACGGCGTGCTGTCGGGCCCGGAGTACCGGGAACTGGCGGAGAGCGCCGAGACGTACCGCAAGGCGCTCGTCGTCCGCCTGATCGGCGAGGTCGGACTTCGGACGGGTGAGGTGACTCGACTCCGCCCTGACGACGTTCGATCGACCGGCGACCGTGCGTCCGGCGCGCTGCTCGACGTCCGCGCCGAATCCGGCGAACGCGATCGGATCGCGTACGTCCCCGACGACCTGCGGCGCTCGCTCGACAGGTACGTCCGGAGCAACGGGATCGACGCGGACGAGCGGGTCGTCGACGTCTCGCCGCGGCGGATCCAGATGCTCGTCGCGGAGGTCGCCGACCGGGCGGCCGACCGGACGGGCGACGACCGGTTCGCGGCCGTCGCAGCGAGCGACCTTCGTGCGTACTTCGCCCGGACGCTGCTCGTCGAAGAGCGCGTCGACCCCCGCGTCGTGCTGGCGGTCGGCGGGTGGGAGAGCTTCGAGAGCTTCGACCGGCTCCTCGGCGAGCCCGACGAATCGACGGTCGCGGCCGAGCTCTCGGACGCCGACGTCGGGACCGGCGATACGGCTCCGGCGCGGGCGTCCGACGGAGCCTCGCGGGCGGAGGAACTGCGCGAGCGCGCCGACCGACTGGAGCGTCGGGTCGACCTCGGCGATCGCGTTCGGGCGGTCGACGACGCCGTGCTGTCGGCGTCGGATCGCGACGATCTGGAGGTGGGCGTCTGCGAGCGTCTGGCCGAGGGCGACGAGTACGCTGGTGCGTGGATCGCGACCAGCGACCTGACCGACGAACGCCCCACGCCCGCGGCCGCGGCCGGCATCGACCGCTCCGGCGTCGACGCCCTAATCGAGCGGTTCGACGAGGCGTCGGCCGTTCCGCCGTGGACCGAGGCCGTTCGCGACGGCGCGGTCAGCGTCGCCGAGATCGACGAGGGGCTCCCCGCCGGCGACGCCGACGGGGCTGCGAGCGACGGCGAAGGGTCCGTTGTCGACGCCGACCGCGTCGGCGCGGTGACGGCCGTGCCGCTCGCTCACCGGGAGACGACCTACGGCGTCCTCGCGGTCGCGACCGACCGCGGCGCGCCGGAGGACTGGGAAGGGGAGGAACTCTCGGCGCTCGGTCGCCGGATCGGGCACGCGCTCACGGCGATCCAGCGCCGGAACCTCCTGCTGTCGGACGCCGCCGTCGAACTCGAGTTCCGCTGTCGCGACGAGGGCGCCGTCTTCGTCGACGCGTCGGCGCGCCTCGATTGCACCTTCAGTCTCGAATCGATCGCCCCCGTCTCGGCCTCGTCGCTCCTGTTTCACGTCACCGTCGCGGACGCCGATCCGGGCGACGTGTTCGATCTGGCGGTCGAGCACCGCGGCGTCGAGGAAGTCCGACTGGTCGAGACCCACGGCGACGGCGCGCTGCTGGAGTTCGTCGTCGGGGGCGACTCGCCGCTGTTGACTCTCGCGGCTCACGGCGCGACGATCACCGACGCCGTCTTCGAGTCCGGCGACGGCGACCTGGTCGCGGAGGTCGCGCAGGACGCCGATCTCCGGGCGGTCGTCGACGGCCTCCGAACGGCGTTTCCCGACACCGAACTCGTCGGCAAGCGGGAGGTCGAGCGGCCGGTCCAGACCGTCCGCGAGTTCCGCGAGGGCGTCGAGGACGAGCTGACAGATCGCCAGGAGGCGACGCTGCGGGCGGCCTACTACGCGGGCTACTTCGACTGGCCGCGGGGATCGACCGCCGAGGAGGTCGCCGACTCGATGGACGTCTCCTCGCCGACGCTGCACAACCACCTCCGGAAGGGCCAGCGCGCGCTGCTCGACACGTTCTTCGAGGGGTCGGTCGGCGGCGAGTAG
- a CDS encoding oligosaccharyl transferase, archaeosortase A system-associated, with protein sequence MSTDTEQVDVESSESIVDLAQRWYHVPALAVMMLYMLWVRFQSYDSVVRDGTVYFIGNDAYYHHRETMFAVENWLSTMPFDPWTQFPFGTSTGQFGTLFDQLIAAGILILGLGSPGDRQADILFAVAPAVFGMLCAVPVYYIGKRLSDRLGGLFGVLVLALLPGQFLLRSVVGFTDHHVGEVLFQSIAVLAMMVALTVAEREKPVFEQFRDGDWSGLRGTLKWSALAGLALALYLWTWPPGVVLVGIFGAFFAIALTVDVLHGRSPEHVAIVGAISLTVGAVLVLPTVDQFGFTGPTTMSLLHVGLALTVAVGCVFLAWLARVWERQDRDAQSYPVAVGAIGAGAIVVGMLVVPDVMGTIWSQMERSLLMGQSDAALTIQEAQTTLEQRGGLMTFMFRNYGFTYLAAIVGFGWLVLGSVSMPDRYRSEHMLVAVWTVFVTLMALSQVRFHYYLAVVVAVLNAVALSGVMNLLGVPSFDRVKEVEAYQVMAVAAAIVLIVFPLAVSFGAGGATAYQQANARGPGDVTTWGDSLEWMNDNTPEPGTYGGEDEEFAYYGSYSETNDYDYPAGTYGVMSWWDYGHWITVEGERPAVANPFQQGARTASGFFQAQSEERANLLLDALPASQDTDERIAEMETDELREVANSANTQQEGEDTRYVMIDDEMAGQKFWAINQWTSPPSVDGRVRPGSEQYRDSMMNQLYFQDANGLSNYRLVHENERFSAVGSLPTGSNRQVWTSRGLRGQGWNQTTQTRIQIQRAGLRASVESTVKTYERVDGATLTGEAEPNQTVVAAVELETNANRPFLYAQEVQTGEDGSFSVTVPYATNDELGPADGYTDSAVNATTDYTIVAGDDVSRSDYQRDGWNPNASISSEGTTAVSESTVIDGESVDVEMGEYDGGNASDGGNTSDGTDDGAQTDTDDSQTTDGNTSARLAPVAARP encoded by the coding sequence ATGAGTACGGACACGGAACAGGTCGACGTGGAGTCCTCGGAGTCCATCGTCGATCTCGCGCAGCGCTGGTACCACGTCCCGGCGCTGGCTGTGATGATGCTGTACATGTTGTGGGTGCGGTTCCAGTCGTACGACTCGGTCGTCCGGGACGGCACGGTGTACTTCATTGGAAACGACGCCTACTACCACCACCGCGAGACGATGTTCGCGGTCGAAAACTGGCTGTCGACGATGCCGTTCGACCCGTGGACCCAGTTTCCCTTCGGGACGAGCACCGGACAGTTCGGCACGCTGTTCGACCAGCTCATCGCCGCCGGGATCCTGATTCTGGGGCTGGGGTCGCCCGGCGACCGGCAGGCGGATATCCTCTTTGCCGTCGCCCCGGCGGTGTTCGGGATGCTCTGTGCGGTGCCGGTGTACTACATCGGCAAGCGCCTGAGCGACCGGCTGGGCGGCCTGTTCGGCGTCCTCGTACTGGCGCTGTTACCTGGGCAGTTCCTGCTGCGCTCGGTCGTCGGGTTCACGGACCACCACGTCGGCGAGGTGCTGTTCCAGTCGATCGCCGTGCTGGCGATGATGGTCGCGCTGACGGTCGCCGAGCGCGAGAAGCCGGTGTTCGAGCAGTTCCGAGACGGCGACTGGAGCGGGCTGCGCGGGACGCTCAAGTGGAGCGCGCTCGCCGGCCTCGCGCTGGCGCTGTATCTCTGGACGTGGCCGCCCGGCGTCGTGCTGGTCGGCATCTTCGGCGCCTTCTTCGCGATCGCGCTCACGGTCGACGTGCTCCACGGTCGCAGTCCCGAGCACGTGGCGATCGTCGGGGCGATCAGCCTGACCGTCGGCGCCGTGCTCGTGCTGCCGACGGTCGATCAGTTCGGGTTCACCGGCCCGACCACGATGTCGCTGCTCCACGTCGGGCTCGCGCTCACAGTGGCAGTGGGCTGCGTGTTCCTCGCCTGGCTCGCTCGCGTCTGGGAGCGACAGGATCGCGATGCCCAGTCGTACCCGGTCGCGGTTGGCGCGATCGGCGCGGGCGCGATCGTCGTCGGAATGCTGGTCGTTCCGGACGTGATGGGTACGATCTGGTCGCAGATGGAACGTTCCCTGCTAATGGGTCAGTCCGACGCCGCCCTCACTATTCAGGAGGCCCAGACGACGCTCGAGCAACGGGGCGGTCTGATGACCTTCATGTTCCGGAACTACGGGTTCACCTATCTGGCGGCCATCGTCGGCTTCGGGTGGCTCGTGCTGGGATCAGTGTCGATGCCCGACCGCTACCGCTCCGAGCACATGCTCGTCGCGGTCTGGACCGTCTTCGTCACCCTGATGGCGCTCTCGCAGGTTCGATTCCACTACTACCTCGCCGTCGTCGTGGCGGTGCTCAACGCCGTCGCGCTCAGCGGCGTGATGAATCTCCTGGGCGTCCCATCGTTCGACCGCGTGAAAGAGGTCGAGGCGTATCAGGTTATGGCGGTCGCGGCCGCGATCGTCCTGATCGTCTTCCCGCTCGCGGTTTCGTTCGGCGCTGGCGGCGCCACGGCCTACCAGCAGGCCAACGCCCGCGGTCCCGGCGATGTGACGACCTGGGGTGACAGCCTCGAGTGGATGAACGACAACACCCCCGAACCCGGGACGTACGGGGGCGAGGACGAGGAGTTCGCGTACTACGGTAGCTACTCCGAGACGAACGACTACGACTACCCCGCGGGCACCTACGGCGTCATGTCGTGGTGGGACTACGGCCACTGGATCACCGTCGAAGGCGAACGGCCTGCGGTCGCTAACCCGTTCCAGCAGGGCGCCCGCACCGCGAGCGGGTTCTTCCAGGCCCAGTCCGAGGAACGCGCGAACCTGCTGCTCGATGCCCTGCCCGCCTCGCAGGACACCGACGAGCGGATCGCGGAGATGGAAACCGACGAGCTCCGCGAGGTTGCAAACAGCGCTAACACCCAGCAGGAAGGCGAGGACACCCGTTACGTGATGATTGACGACGAGATGGCCGGTCAGAAGTTCTGGGCGATCAACCAATGGACCTCGCCCCCGAGCGTAGACGGGAGGGTACGGCCCGGGAGCGAGCAGTATCGGGACTCGATGATGAATCAGCTGTACTTCCAGGACGCCAATGGCCTGAGCAACTACCGGCTCGTCCACGAGAACGAGCGATTCTCGGCGGTCGGGTCGCTGCCGACGGGAAGTAACAGGCAGGTATGGACGTCTAGAGGTCTCCGCGGGCAGGGATGGAATCAGACGACTCAAACCCGGATCCAGATTCAACGAGCCGGCTTGCGCGCGAGTGTCGAATCCACGGTCAAGACCTACGAGCGCGTCGACGGCGCCACCTTGACCGGCGAGGCCGAGCCGAACCAGACCGTCGTCGCCGCGGTCGAACTGGAGACCAACGCCAACCGGCCGTTCCTGTACGCCCAGGAGGTCCAGACGGGCGAGGACGGCTCGTTCTCGGTCACCGTTCCGTACGCGACCAACGACGAACTCGGTCCCGCCGACGGCTACACCGACAGCGCGGTGAACGCGACCACCGACTACACGATCGTGGCCGGCGACGACGTCTCGCGATCCGACTACCAGCGCGACGGCTGGAACCCGAACGCCAGCATCTCCTCCGAGGGGACGACGGCCGTGTCCGAGAGCACGGTTATCGACGGCGAGTCCGTCGACGTCGAGATGGGCGAGTACGACGGCGGGAACGCCAGCGACGGCGGAAACACGTCCGACGGAACCGACGACGGCGCTCAGACCGACACGGACGACTCCCAGACCACCGACGGGAACACCTCCGCGCGTCTCGCTCCGGTCGCCGCTCGGCCCTGA